The following proteins are co-located in the Sphaeramia orbicularis chromosome 24, fSphaOr1.1, whole genome shotgun sequence genome:
- the atraid gene encoding all-trans retinoic acid-induced differentiation factor, with amino-acid sequence MKAGSRQLKPVVLVLVFNICFYAICQTAELQLCKMCTGTVLNGTAVAQFCSSSAGRIDGRCCLKNGTTDDHERIIGLDLSNCSLTRVDYLQGASTSSIIDLSLNPIANISDSAFQGFIDLNYLILPAGLVCPGGNTSWQKVEVKKENRLCEGQNNMCNQTGHMSMDCPENSICAPYGPGFFECSCADNYHGYKCLRQGEFPALQVFGPLGASTIVISFLLWVTQRRKAKSL; translated from the exons ATGAAAGCTGGGAGCCGCCAGCTGAAACCTGTGGTGCTTGTTTTGGTTTTTAATATATGTTTTTACGCGATTTGCCAAACGGCCGAACTGCAG TTATGTAAGATGTGCACAGGGACAGTCCTAAATGGTACGGCAGTGGCCCAGTTCTGCTCCTCGTCCGCTGGTCGGATTGACGGACGCTGCTGCCTAAAAAATGGCACCACAGACGACCATGAACGCATCATTGG GTTGGATTTGTCCAATTGTTCACTGACTCGGGTGGATTATCTTCAGGGAGCATCGACATCATCAATTAT aGACCTTTCACTTAATCCAATTGCCAACATCAGTGACTCAGCATTTCAAGGATTTATTGACTTAAATTATCT AATTTTGCCAGCAGGCTTAGTTTGTCCAGGAGGCAACACGTCTTGGCAGAAAGTTGAGGTCAAAAAGGAGAATCGTCTTTGTGAAGGCCAGAACAATATGTGCAACCAGACTGGACACATGT CCATGGACTGTCCTGAGAACTCCATCTGCGCCCCCTATGGTCCAGGCTTCTTTGAGTGCAGCTGTGCAGACAACTACCATGGTTACAAATGTCTGCGACAG GGGGAGTTCCCAGCTCTTCAAGTGTTTGGGCCTCTCGGAGCATCCACGATTGTAATCTCTTTCCTGCTGTGGGTCACCCAGAGACGCAAGGCCAAATCACTGTGA